A stretch of the Panulirus ornatus isolate Po-2019 chromosome 10, ASM3632096v1, whole genome shotgun sequence genome encodes the following:
- the LOC139751002 gene encoding ionotropic receptor 21a-like, giving the protein MHHLSHLPNVRQVLVVRTPQDLARVVLWGERLCSAYIFLLCDPSPLLTLASQHDPSWDYYGRYVVAGVSKEQLEALMMTKKGRKTQHIVGLVKHSGAVGMWQVYINQLYSGQLVRPVTTWRRTSFTKPPHIFPDKISDLGGAILNVVTFEFAPAIMYERRADGGLLRRYGRDVEVVRALADVFNFTINFVEPPQGELWGERLANGSWNGMVGLLGRGEGDLGIANLFVTSLLGRRQFQEFSSPFDHSVSCCLVRVSPPLPRWHAPSWPFRGQTWLTILAGLLLTGPRPLLSGPTSS; this is encoded by the exons ATGCACCACCTGAGCCACCTCCCTAACGTCAGGCAG GTATTGGTGGTACGGACGCCCCAGGACCTGGCTAGAGTGGTGTTGTGGGGCGAACGCCTCTGCTCGGCTTACATCTTCCTCCTGTGCGACCCCTCGCCCCTCCTAACCTTGGCCAGCCAGCACGACCCCTCCTGGGACTACTACGGCAG GTACGTGGTGGCTGGGGTCAGCAAGGAACAGCTGGAAGCTCTGATGATGACCAAGAAGGGTAGAAAGACTCAACACATCGTTGGTCTTGTGAAG CATTCCGGGGCTGTAGGGATGTGGCAGGTGTACATAAACCAGCTGTACTCTGGCCAGCTGGTGCGACCCGTAACCACTTGGCGCCGCACCAGCTTCACCAAACCGCCACACATTTTCCCCGACAAGATCAGCGACCTCGGAGGCGCCATTCTCAAC GTGGTAACGTTCGAGTTCGCTCCGGCGATCATGTACGAGCGTCGGGCGGACGGAGGACTCCTTCGTCGCTACGGCCGGGACGTGGAGGTGGTCAGGGCCCTGGCCGACGTCTTCAACTTCACCATCAACTTCGTGGAGCCACCACAGG GGGAGTTGTGGGGTGAGCGTCTGGCCAACGGCTCCTGGAATGGTATGGTGGGGCTGCTGGGGCGTGGCGAGGGAGACCTAGGCATCGCTAACCTCTTCGTCACCAGCCTTTTGGGTCGCAGACAGTTCCAGGAGTTTAGTTCCCCCTTCGACCATAGT GTGAGCTGCTGTCTGGTGAGGGTGTCGCCTCCGCTGCCTCGCTGGCACGCCCCCAGCTGGCCCTTCCGAGGACAGACGTGGCTGACTATCCTGGCTGGCCTCCTCCTCACGGGTCCCCGTCCTCTACTGTCTGGCCCGACCTCAAGttag
- the LOC139751003 gene encoding uncharacterized protein: protein MVAFLWVYVMVLTAAYSSNLTAFLTVTRQPNAIDTFRDLHDSQLSVVGLGPYYKNIMAHSENRFIRELSERFIPLRSGVESKVLEGSSVYLTSRSTLEYLAASLTSPLGAPTVRIMKECSWPFSVAVAYQSRSPLKPQMDRVIDKIFESGLVAYWFQDSLRLSKQRKDKVDDKDAMGVSDAAMMMMVVPLNLDHMQGMFLILGVSYVISTLVFLAELVSCV, encoded by the exons atggtggcgttCCTCTGGGTGTACGTGATGGTGCTCACGGCTGCCTACAGCTCGAACTTGACCGCTTTCTTGACCGTCACGCGACAACCCAACGCCATAGACACCTTCAGGGACCTGCACGACTCCCAGCTCAGTGTGGTGGGTCTGGGACCCTACTACAAGAACATCATGGCCCACTCGGAGAACCGCTTCATCAGG GAATTATCCGAGCGATTCATTCCACTCCGCTCGGGCGTGGAGTCGAAGGTGTTGGAAGGCAGCAGTGTGTACCTCACCTCCCGGAGCACACTGGAGTACCTGGCAGCCAGCCTGACCTCACCCCTCGGGGCGCCCACCGTCAGGATCATGAAG GAGTGTTCATGGCCCTTCAGTGTGGCGGTAGCGTACCAGAGCAGGTCTCCCCTGAAGCCCCAGATGGACAGGGTCATCGACAAGATCTTCGAGAGTGGCTTGGTGGCCTACTGGTTCCAGGACTCCCTCAGGCTCTCCAAGCag AGGAAAGATAAGGTGGATGATAAAGATGCCATGGGCGTCAGCGATGctgctatgatgatgatggtggtgccccTCAACCTCGACCATATGCAAGGGATGTTCCTCATACTGGGTGTGTCGTATGTGATTTCCACACTCGTTTTCTTGGCTGAGCTAGTGTCTTGTGTGTGA